From a single Bacillus sp. NEB1478 genomic region:
- a CDS encoding helix-turn-helix transcriptional regulator, which translates to MAIIINIDVMLAKRKMSVTELSERVGITMANLSILKNGKAKAVRFSTLEAICKTLDCQPGDILEYKSDDDTQ; encoded by the coding sequence ATGGCCATTATTATTAATATTGATGTGATGCTGGCAAAACGAAAAATGAGTGTAACAGAGCTTTCGGAGCGGGTTGGCATAACTATGGCGAATCTTTCCATTCTGAAAAATGGGAAAGCAAAAGCCGTTCGTTTTTCAACATTAGAAGCAATATGCAAGACTTTAGATTGTCAGCCAGGGGATATTTTGGAGTACAAAAGCGACGATGACACTCAATAA
- a CDS encoding DUF2975 domain-containing protein, with translation MKIATTLFMKIAVILIGIPVLALCIFLVPELADAVSDYLGVHSIKYIIFILLYGGALPFYFALYQTFKLLSYIDKNIAFSELSVRALMRIKYCAISICSLHVLGLPLYYLVAEKDDAPGLIFVGMIIPFASLVIAVFAAVLQRLLQEAINIKSENDLTV, from the coding sequence ATGAAGATAGCAACCACATTATTTATGAAGATAGCTGTTATTCTCATTGGAATTCCGGTTCTCGCTTTGTGCATCTTTCTGGTTCCTGAACTGGCAGATGCGGTATCGGATTACTTAGGAGTTCATTCCATAAAATATATCATTTTCATCCTTTTATATGGAGGGGCATTACCTTTTTACTTCGCCCTTTATCAAACTTTTAAACTGTTAAGTTATATTGACAAGAACATTGCTTTCTCTGAATTGTCTGTTCGAGCTTTAATGAGAATCAAATACTGCGCTATTTCCATTTGTAGTTTGCATGTCTTAGGTTTGCCGCTCTACTATCTCGTGGCAGAAAAAGACGATGCCCCAGGTCTCATATTTGTTGGAATGATCATTCCTTTTGCTTCGTTGGTTATCGCCGTTTTTGCTGCTGTTCTCCAAAGACTTTTGCAAGAAGCGATTAATATAAAATCAGAAAATGATTTAACGGTCTGA
- a CDS encoding DUF2975 domain-containing protein: MDFKQSSTTFLKVIIFLIGIAVLAVCIFLLPEAARRDAIERPGDYSLYPLLVCAYGICITFSAALYQVFKLLTYIEKNNVFSELSLQSLNVIKKCAFTVIFFILAAIVYLRVHAQFTGDDAAGPISLGLMGVLATSVVIAFVAVLQKPIKNILDSQPKNN; this comes from the coding sequence ATGGATTTTAAACAATCTTCAACCACTTTCTTAAAGGTAATAATTTTTCTAATTGGAATTGCAGTGCTTGCCGTGTGTATCTTTTTGTTGCCTGAAGCAGCCAGAAGAGACGCGATAGAGCGTCCAGGTGATTATTCGCTATATCCACTTTTGGTATGTGCATATGGAATATGTATTACCTTTTCTGCAGCGTTGTATCAAGTATTTAAACTTTTAACCTATATCGAAAAGAACAATGTTTTCTCTGAGTTATCTCTTCAATCTTTGAATGTAATAAAAAAATGCGCTTTTACTGTCATTTTCTTTATTTTGGCAGCAATCGTTTATTTAAGGGTGCATGCTCAATTCACAGGTGATGATGCAGCAGGTCCAATATCTCTGGGGCTAATGGGAGTTTTAGCAACAAGTGTCGTCATAGCTTTTGTGGCCGTTCTTCAAAAACCAATAAAGAATATCTTGGACTCACAGCCAAAAAACAATTAA
- a CDS encoding HAD-IIA family hydrolase: MKDIKGYIFDLDGTIYLGNQLIKDADMVIKSLQHEGKQILFLTNKTIESRQKYVEKLRNFNIHVTLDNILNPTITLINYLKRHHPRAKLYIIGEQIIKDEIYREGFVAAQKPEETDIVIISWDRSFHYDHLNFAYQAVKNGAITIATNPDRTCPVEFGEVPDCAGMIGALEGVTGKKIDIQIGKPSIVTVEAAINILNLPPEQCIMIGDRLETDIKMGLDAGMKTALVLSGVTQTDDVLTSEWQPDYVFSSVKGILFNKVV; this comes from the coding sequence ATGAAGGATATCAAAGGCTATATTTTTGACTTGGATGGAACGATTTATCTCGGAAATCAATTAATTAAAGATGCTGATATGGTGATTAAAAGTCTTCAACATGAAGGGAAACAAATTTTGTTTTTGACGAATAAAACCATTGAATCCAGGCAGAAATACGTAGAAAAGCTCAGGAACTTTAATATTCATGTGACGTTAGACAATATCTTGAATCCAACGATAACCTTAATCAACTATTTGAAAAGACACCACCCTAGGGCCAAACTTTATATCATCGGCGAGCAGATTATTAAAGATGAAATTTATCGTGAAGGATTTGTAGCAGCTCAAAAGCCAGAGGAAACAGATATCGTCATTATTTCATGGGATAGAAGCTTTCATTATGACCATCTGAACTTTGCTTACCAGGCGGTTAAAAATGGAGCTATTACAATCGCAACGAACCCAGATCGAACATGTCCAGTAGAGTTCGGAGAGGTTCCGGATTGTGCAGGTATGATCGGAGCATTGGAAGGGGTTACCGGGAAAAAGATCGATATTCAAATTGGGAAGCCATCTATAGTAACGGTAGAAGCCGCGATCAATATCCTTAACCTTCCTCCAGAACAATGCATCATGATCGGGGACCGGCTTGAAACGGATATTAAAATGGGACTTGATGCAGGGATGAAAACCGCCCTCGTATTGTCAGGGGTTACACAGACTGACGATGTTCTAACTTCTGAATGGCAGCCTGATTATGTCTTTTCATCAGTCAAAGGCATATTATTCAACAAAGTTGTTTAA
- a CDS encoding ribonuclease Z, giving the protein MDIHFLGTGSAYPGIERDNTSICFSHNNFHVLVDVSGNPCRKLKQLNVELEYLDAIIFTHFHIDHIYGLPSLLWGMWLENRQKPLTVYCDERNKEKLDSWLDTMGIDDWGIKFSIHIRTFNGDRNEKLLTDTDMCISCFPALHSVPTVGLEIKADHQLVVYSADSKINAHIQSYKHIDVLIHEATTAKKHDPNHTSLTEIAESYELNAIDKVILVHLSDQEPYDEELTRLNTKGKIQKAEEMMSIKL; this is encoded by the coding sequence ATGGACATACATTTTCTAGGTACGGGCAGTGCCTATCCTGGCATTGAACGGGACAATACGTCAATTTGTTTTTCTCATAATAACTTTCATGTTCTCGTCGACGTAAGCGGAAATCCCTGCAGAAAACTGAAACAGCTCAACGTGGAATTAGAATACCTTGACGCCATCATCTTCACCCATTTTCACATTGACCATATTTATGGACTGCCTTCTTTATTATGGGGGATGTGGCTGGAAAACAGGCAAAAGCCGCTCACCGTTTATTGTGATGAAAGGAATAAAGAAAAACTCGACAGCTGGTTAGACACGATGGGTATCGATGATTGGGGAATAAAATTTTCGATCCATATCAGAACATTCAATGGTGATCGAAACGAAAAACTGCTAACAGATACCGATATGTGTATTTCCTGCTTTCCGGCACTCCATTCTGTACCAACTGTTGGACTGGAAATAAAAGCGGATCATCAACTGGTGGTTTATTCGGCAGACAGTAAAATCAATGCACACATCCAATCCTATAAACATATTGATGTACTAATTCATGAAGCGACCACAGCTAAGAAGCATGATCCCAATCATACCAGCTTAACTGAAATTGCCGAATCCTATGAACTAAACGCTATTGATAAAGTGATTTTAGTTCATTTAAGTGATCAGGAACCATATGATGAGGAACTCACTCGTTTAAATACAAAAGGTAAAATTCAAAAAGCAGAAGAAATGATGAGCATTAAACTATAA
- a CDS encoding carbohydrate ABC transporter permease — translation MYKKLNYLFIILLGIIFFIPLFWVLITSFSTSKEVIGNSFPLWVSHPTLQNYKDAWHVAPFLTYYLNTFIIVFGILIVQLFTITLGAYAFARLNFKGKNVLFLLFLLQLMIQPEILLFPNYQIMSQLGLVNTKLAVMLPYWASAFGVFLLRQTFKQVPYDLDEASKIDGCKWWQTLWHVYVPSAKPTYLAFALVSVSHHWSNFMWPLIITNSDENRPLTVGLALFAQSYETGAQWGMVTAGTVMVIFPLLIAFFIFQKQFVSSFMHSGIK, via the coding sequence TTGTATAAAAAGCTTAATTACCTCTTCATCATTCTTTTAGGAATCATATTCTTTATTCCTTTGTTCTGGGTACTCATTACTTCCTTTTCAACGAGTAAAGAAGTGATCGGAAACTCTTTTCCGCTTTGGGTTTCTCATCCAACTCTACAAAACTATAAAGATGCCTGGCATGTCGCCCCATTCCTAACCTATTACTTAAATACTTTTATTATTGTTTTCGGAATTTTAATCGTTCAATTATTTACGATTACTTTGGGTGCATATGCTTTTGCAAGATTAAATTTTAAAGGGAAAAATGTATTGTTTCTCTTATTTTTACTTCAATTGATGATCCAGCCTGAAATCCTTCTCTTTCCAAACTATCAGATTATGAGTCAGTTAGGCTTAGTAAATACGAAGCTTGCCGTAATGCTCCCTTATTGGGCATCAGCGTTTGGGGTGTTTTTATTAAGACAAACATTTAAGCAAGTTCCTTATGACTTAGACGAAGCGTCTAAAATCGATGGCTGCAAATGGTGGCAGACATTATGGCACGTCTACGTTCCATCTGCCAAACCCACCTATCTCGCTTTTGCATTAGTTTCAGTCAGTCATCACTGGAGCAACTTCATGTGGCCGTTAATTATTACAAACTCTGATGAAAACCGTCCATTAACGGTCGGTTTAGCTTTATTTGCCCAATCTTACGAAACAGGAGCTCAATGGGGCATGGTAACAGCCGGAACCGTAATGGTTATCTTCCCGTTACTTATAGCATTTTTTATCTTCCAAAAACAGTTCGTATCCAGCTTTATGCATTCTGGGATTAAATAG
- a CDS encoding sugar ABC transporter permease, with amino-acid sequence MLDHAPLTKDKKKFRPGFKQNIFAYLLLLPSFIFLSLFTFYPTLKSVYLSFYSGPMTRLKFSGMDQYKEVLTDEIFRKVIMNNIIFIIGTVPASLFLAMYLAIWLNKKMAGSALLRTSFFYPTIIPLIAVANIWLFIYTPQYGLLAKFLQGLGAHGPNWLGDQSTVMIAMILMIIWKDTGFYMIFYLAGLQNLPKDVYESAMIEGAKPFQMFRYITFPLLMPTTLFVMIVAITNAFKNVDHLYIMTKGGPDNASNLLLYHIYEAAFTNWDLGKAAVLTVVLIAVLLSITAFNYLFLDKKIHY; translated from the coding sequence ATGCTGGATCATGCCCCATTAACAAAGGATAAAAAAAAGTTTCGTCCTGGTTTTAAGCAGAATATATTTGCTTATTTATTATTACTGCCTTCTTTTATCTTCCTGTCATTATTTACATTTTATCCGACGCTTAAATCCGTTTATTTAAGCTTTTACAGCGGTCCGATGACCAGGCTTAAATTTTCAGGTATGGATCAGTACAAAGAAGTCTTAACAGATGAAATCTTTAGAAAAGTGATCATGAATAACATCATTTTTATCATCGGGACTGTTCCAGCCAGTTTGTTTTTAGCTATGTATCTAGCGATTTGGTTGAATAAAAAAATGGCTGGCAGCGCATTGCTTAGAACCTCTTTCTTTTATCCAACAATCATTCCATTGATCGCAGTGGCCAACATCTGGCTTTTTATCTATACACCACAATACGGTCTTCTCGCTAAGTTTTTGCAGGGATTAGGGGCACATGGACCAAACTGGTTAGGTGATCAAAGCACAGTCATGATCGCCATGATACTAATGATCATTTGGAAAGATACAGGTTTCTATATGATTTTTTATTTAGCCGGACTGCAAAATTTGCCGAAAGATGTTTATGAGTCTGCCATGATTGAAGGAGCTAAACCTTTTCAGATGTTCCGTTATATCACCTTTCCTTTATTAATGCCGACTACTCTTTTCGTCATGATAGTAGCCATCACAAATGCTTTTAAAAACGTAGATCACCTATACATCATGACAAAAGGCGGACCTGATAATGCCAGTAACCTTTTGCTTTATCATATTTATGAAGCAGCCTTTACGAATTGGGACCTAGGTAAAGCAGCCGTTTTAACTGTCGTTCTAATCGCCGTTCTATTAAGTATTACCGCATTCAATTATTTGTTCTTAGATAAAAAAATCCATTACTAG
- a CDS encoding ABC transporter substrate-binding protein, whose amino-acid sequence MKKLFSLLTALLLVFLAACSSGTSNGNGGSKKDVTEIDFYFPVAVGGDVAKIVDNLVADFEKENPDIKVNARYGGSYSETMTQVMAAVQGGNPPELAVLFSIDLFTLRENDVIEEMTPLFDKKYFDDFYDAFMANSKVGDKVWSLPFQRSTIVLYYNKDAFKKAGLNPDAPPKTWDELVDYGKKLTVNGGKDQWGLEIPSTGYQYWMTQALALQTEKNIMSEDGKKTYFNAPYTKEALQFYLDLSKKHKVMPEGAIEWATVPSDFLSGRTAMMYHTTGNLTNVKANADFDFGVAYLPANNQYGSPTGGGNIYMFKGVPKENKKAAIKFMKFLTEPERVAQWSIDTGYVATRKSAYETDKLKKYVTDFPQAVIAREQLEYADSELATYQNGEVQKIFNDAIQAVLTGKSSVDESLDKAQKDAEKVLEPFQD is encoded by the coding sequence ATGAAAAAGTTGTTCTCATTGTTAACTGCTTTGCTGCTTGTATTTCTTGCAGCTTGTAGCAGCGGTACAAGTAATGGCAATGGAGGGTCCAAAAAGGATGTCACAGAAATAGACTTCTATTTCCCTGTTGCTGTCGGTGGAGATGTTGCTAAAATTGTGGACAATTTAGTGGCAGACTTCGAAAAGGAAAATCCTGATATCAAAGTTAACGCCAGATATGGGGGCAGTTATTCCGAAACAATGACTCAGGTAATGGCTGCGGTCCAAGGCGGAAATCCTCCTGAATTAGCGGTGTTGTTTTCTATCGATCTATTTACGCTCCGGGAGAATGATGTCATTGAAGAAATGACGCCATTATTTGATAAAAAATATTTTGATGATTTTTATGATGCTTTTATGGCAAATTCAAAAGTTGGCGATAAAGTTTGGAGCCTTCCATTTCAAAGAAGCACAATCGTCCTTTACTACAACAAAGACGCTTTCAAAAAGGCAGGACTTAATCCTGATGCTCCTCCAAAAACATGGGATGAGCTAGTCGATTACGGCAAGAAATTAACAGTGAATGGCGGAAAAGATCAATGGGGGCTGGAGATTCCAAGTACTGGTTATCAATATTGGATGACTCAAGCACTAGCTTTGCAAACAGAGAAAAACATCATGTCCGAGGATGGCAAGAAAACGTATTTTAATGCGCCATATACGAAAGAAGCTTTGCAATTTTACCTGGATTTAAGCAAAAAGCACAAAGTAATGCCTGAAGGAGCAATCGAATGGGCTACGGTTCCATCTGATTTCTTAAGCGGAAGAACGGCCATGATGTATCACACCACCGGAAACTTAACAAATGTTAAAGCGAATGCTGATTTTGACTTTGGAGTAGCCTACCTCCCTGCAAATAATCAATACGGTTCCCCGACTGGCGGAGGAAATATTTATATGTTTAAAGGGGTACCAAAAGAAAATAAAAAAGCAGCCATTAAGTTCATGAAGTTTTTGACAGAACCTGAGCGCGTAGCACAATGGTCGATCGACACAGGATATGTAGCTACGAGAAAGTCAGCTTATGAAACAGATAAGCTAAAAAAATATGTAACTGATTTCCCGCAAGCCGTTATCGCACGCGAGCAGCTGGAATACGCAGATAGTGAACTGGCAACCTATCAAAACGGTGAAGTCCAAAAAATATTCAACGATGCCATCCAGGCTGTATTAACTGGAAAAAGCAGTGTGGATGAAAGTTTAGATAAAGCCCAGAAAGACGCTGAAAAAGTTTTAGAGCCTTTTCAAGACTAA
- the ald gene encoding alanine dehydrogenase yields the protein MIIGVPAEIKNNENRVAITPSGVVTLTASGHKVLVENNAGVGSGFTNEDYAAAGAEIVAEAKDAWAAEMVMKVKEPLESEYKYFRSDLILFTYLHLAAEPALAKALTESGVTAIAYETVEFNRTLPLLTPMSEVAGRMSAQIGAQFLEKPKGGKGILLAGVPGVRRGKVTIIGGGVVGTNAAKVAIGLGADVTIIDLSPDRLRQLDDIFGNSIQTLMSNPLNIAQAVAESDLVIGAVLIPGAKAPKLVTEEMIKAMTPGSVIVDVAIDQGGIFETVDRITTHDNPTYDKHGVVHYAVANMPGAVPRTSTIALTNATVPYALQIANKGAQKAIAENASLRSGLNTASGFVTYEAVAIDLGYDYVTAEIALEKAVQTV from the coding sequence ATGATTATTGGAGTTCCAGCAGAAATTAAAAACAACGAAAACCGCGTAGCGATTACGCCATCTGGTGTTGTAACATTAACAGCTTCAGGCCACAAAGTATTAGTCGAAAACAACGCAGGTGTCGGCAGCGGATTTACAAACGAAGATTATGCAGCAGCAGGAGCAGAAATCGTAGCAGAAGCAAAAGACGCTTGGGCAGCAGAAATGGTAATGAAGGTTAAAGAACCTTTAGAATCTGAGTACAAGTATTTCCGTTCAGACCTCATTCTTTTCACTTACCTTCACCTTGCAGCTGAGCCAGCATTGGCAAAAGCTCTTACTGAGAGTGGCGTAACAGCAATCGCTTATGAAACAGTTGAATTCAACCGCACACTTCCGCTTCTTACACCTATGAGTGAAGTAGCTGGACGTATGTCTGCACAAATCGGTGCACAATTCCTTGAAAAGCCTAAGGGCGGAAAAGGAATCCTGCTTGCAGGTGTACCTGGAGTTCGCCGTGGTAAAGTTACAATCATCGGTGGTGGTGTTGTTGGAACGAACGCAGCAAAAGTGGCAATCGGACTTGGCGCTGACGTTACAATCATCGACTTGAGCCCAGACCGTCTTCGTCAATTAGATGATATTTTCGGTAACAGCATCCAAACGTTGATGTCTAACCCGTTAAACATCGCTCAAGCAGTGGCTGAATCTGATCTTGTTATCGGAGCAGTTCTTATCCCGGGGGCAAAAGCACCTAAACTAGTAACAGAAGAAATGATCAAAGCAATGACTCCAGGTTCTGTAATTGTTGACGTTGCGATCGACCAAGGCGGAATCTTTGAAACTGTAGACCGCATCACAACTCATGACAACCCAACTTACGACAAGCACGGTGTTGTTCACTATGCTGTAGCTAACATGCCTGGTGCAGTTCCGCGTACTTCTACAATCGCACTTACGAATGCAACAGTACCTTACGCACTGCAAATTGCGAACAAAGGTGCTCAAAAAGCAATCGCTGAAAATGCATCTCTTAGATCTGGACTTAACACTGCTAGCGGATTTGTAACATATGAAGCAGTAGCAATAGACCTTGGCTATGATTATGTAACAGCTGAAATCGCTCTAGAAAAAGCAGTTCAAACTGTATAA
- a CDS encoding PucR family transcriptional regulator, giving the protein MKDYQTDPFKGTFGSLENLADKISDVLSCPVTIEDQNHRLLAYSTHEDGTDPARIATIIGRRVPEKVVNSLWKDGVIPKLQESDDPVRVTSIQKVGLGDRVAVSIRKNSEVLGYIWVLEVEKKLSPDEMEMLKLAAVSAKSQLLQMQIGTKRKEENRQELFWKMLTGNLPKEELIVEKLHELNILPVLPASVFILQLQEEITPSLEKDILYIAAVNQKINVLLSAADSNQMLLLASPVGKEPSLDLAKSFVESFFTHMKERFSVSDVKAAYGSLVTSFTQVEKSYKEASTVLAVQEKLGGETLSLNGYHELGIYQFLDSIYEKQQRQGYQNEMLAKLQHYDRLHKTELYYTLETYLTMDENLNKAADVLHIHMNTLLYRLKRISEITNIDLKSPHQKIMIYLDFKLNRIF; this is encoded by the coding sequence CCTGTAACGATTGAGGACCAGAACCATCGGCTTCTTGCTTACAGCACACATGAAGATGGCACAGATCCGGCGCGTATCGCAACGATCATCGGCAGACGCGTTCCTGAAAAAGTTGTGAACAGTCTCTGGAAAGACGGCGTTATTCCAAAATTACAAGAAAGTGATGACCCCGTTCGGGTTACTTCTATACAAAAAGTCGGGCTTGGAGACCGGGTAGCTGTTTCCATTCGAAAAAACAGCGAAGTCCTCGGGTATATTTGGGTTCTTGAAGTGGAGAAAAAACTTTCCCCTGACGAGATGGAAATGCTAAAGCTTGCAGCAGTCTCCGCTAAAAGCCAATTACTGCAAATGCAAATCGGTACAAAAAGGAAGGAAGAAAACCGCCAGGAGCTATTTTGGAAAATGCTGACCGGAAACCTTCCAAAAGAAGAATTAATAGTAGAGAAACTGCATGAGTTAAATATATTGCCCGTTTTACCGGCATCCGTTTTTATACTGCAGCTTCAAGAAGAGATTACACCGTCATTGGAAAAAGACATTTTATACATTGCAGCAGTCAACCAAAAAATCAATGTCCTTTTATCAGCAGCTGACAGCAACCAAATGCTATTGTTAGCTTCACCTGTCGGTAAAGAACCTTCATTAGATCTAGCAAAATCTTTTGTTGAATCCTTTTTCACACATATGAAAGAACGTTTTTCTGTTTCAGATGTAAAAGCAGCGTATGGCAGCCTCGTTACTTCTTTTACACAAGTTGAGAAAAGCTATAAAGAAGCTTCAACTGTTTTAGCTGTACAGGAAAAGCTTGGTGGAGAAACCTTATCGCTGAACGGTTATCACGAGCTTGGGATTTATCAATTTTTAGACAGCATTTATGAAAAACAACAAAGACAAGGTTATCAAAACGAAATGCTCGCAAAACTGCAGCATTATGACCGCCTTCATAAAACCGAGCTATACTACACGCTCGAAACGTATTTAACAATGGATGAAAACTTAAACAAAGCAGCGGATGTACTCCACATCCATATGAATACACTCCTCTACCGGCTGAAACGAATCAGCGAAATCACGAACATTGATCTGAAAAGCCCTCATCAAAAGATCATGATCTATCTGGATTTTAAATTAAATAGAATATTTTAG